The proteins below are encoded in one region of Bacillus alveayuensis:
- a CDS encoding 3-phosphoshikimate 1-carboxyvinyltransferase (product_source=KO:K00800; cath_funfam=3.65.10.10; cog=COG0128; ko=KO:K00800; pfam=PF00275; superfamily=55205; tigrfam=TIGR01356), whose amino-acid sequence MKFKNGSSLRGEITVPGDKSISHRAVMFGALAYGQTNIENFLTGEDCLSTISCFRQMGVDIQLHGKQVTVVGKGFSGLQEPKTVLDVGNSGTTTRLLLGILAGSPFHACIIGDESIAKRPMDRVTIPLRKMGAQIDGREHGTFTPISIRGGNLNAIHHQSKVASAQVKSAILLAGLQANGITTVEEPYKSRDHTERMLKAFGVHIEENGCSVSIKGGQSLTATNIYVPGDISSAAFFLVAGAIVPNSQITLRNVGINPTRTGIIEVLKEMGASLTIEEKGNAFEPMADLTIETSSLVGTEISGEIIPRLIDEIPIIALLATQAEGTTVIKDAAELKVKETNRIDTVVQELKKLGANIEATDDGMIIKGKTPLKGGTTVSSHGDHRIGMMLAIASFICHESIFLENAEAINVSYPSFFEHLHLLATT is encoded by the coding sequence ATGAAGTTTAAAAATGGTTCATCACTTAGGGGAGAAATTACGGTGCCTGGTGATAAATCAATTTCACATCGTGCGGTCATGTTTGGGGCGTTAGCCTATGGTCAAACGAACATTGAAAACTTTTTAACGGGTGAGGATTGTTTAAGTACGATTTCATGCTTTCGCCAAATGGGAGTTGACATTCAACTTCATGGAAAGCAAGTTACAGTAGTTGGAAAAGGGTTTTCTGGTTTACAAGAGCCGAAAACGGTGCTTGATGTCGGAAATTCCGGGACAACGACAAGATTGCTTTTAGGAATTTTAGCAGGATCACCTTTTCATGCCTGTATCATTGGTGATGAATCGATTGCCAAGAGGCCGATGGATCGTGTCACGATTCCTTTGCGAAAAATGGGTGCTCAAATTGACGGAAGAGAGCATGGAACATTTACACCGATCTCGATCAGAGGTGGGAACTTAAACGCTATTCACCATCAATCCAAAGTAGCAAGTGCACAAGTTAAATCGGCTATTTTACTAGCAGGCCTTCAAGCTAATGGAATAACAACCGTAGAGGAGCCTTATAAATCAAGAGATCACACAGAAAGAATGTTAAAGGCTTTTGGGGTTCATATTGAAGAAAACGGTTGTTCTGTATCGATAAAGGGAGGCCAATCATTAACAGCAACTAATATATATGTTCCTGGTGATATTTCTTCAGCTGCCTTTTTTTTAGTGGCTGGAGCCATCGTCCCAAATAGTCAAATAACGTTAAGAAATGTAGGGATCAACCCTACTAGAACTGGAATTATCGAAGTATTAAAAGAGATGGGCGCATCTTTAACAATCGAAGAAAAAGGAAATGCTTTTGAACCGATGGCAGACTTAACCATCGAAACGTCTTCATTAGTGGGGACGGAAATTTCAGGGGAAATCATCCCGAGGTTAATTGATGAAATTCCGATTATCGCCCTGTTAGCAACGCAAGCGGAAGGGACAACTGTGATAAAAGATGCTGCGGAATTAAAAGTAAAAGAAACTAATCGTATAGATACCGTTGTACAAGAGTTAAAAAAATTAGGTGCAAACATCGAAGCAACGGATGACGGCATGATTATTAAAGGTAAAACACCACTAAAGGGAGGAACAACAGTATCGAGCCATGGTGATCATCGAATTGGGATGATGCTAGCCATCGCGAGCTTCATTTGTCATGAAAGCATCTTTCTCGAAAACGCTGAAGCAATCAATGTCTCATATCCTTCGTTTTTTGAACATCTTCATTTATTAGCGACCACCTGA
- a CDS encoding hypothetical protein (product_source=Hypo-rule applied; superfamily=51338), protein MPYIIDRVKLVKNRHVFTYSILVDGNQIRYKDKNFDHLSFMRMDGSKYLMTPGYIFLDFSLPISNNFQHFKQVMKEKFILKGCTTIVSIISVQYERQLEKCLREQRKYLLNSPIDYLIGIMVPLKKLTPNFIRLCKRLKIPLIMILIHELRELDEVQWGWIRDALFPQQIPFFPKIKQTIQPNMFKKKWNHIVKTHKFSSILDCPKEHQPLSKDILMKIGLYPERGEIHVGGKVNYNLYRYEKKIEIVEENALVDYDKHIPEIIVHNGTILKAGERIFFRSGAGQEIVCSLPGRFRLDSTPIQILH, encoded by the coding sequence ATGCCATATATTATCGACCGCGTGAAATTAGTGAAAAATCGACACGTATTTACCTATTCCATTTTAGTAGATGGAAACCAAATTCGCTATAAAGATAAAAACTTTGATCACTTGTCGTTTATGCGGATGGATGGTTCGAAGTATTTAATGACCCCAGGATATATTTTTTTAGATTTTTCGTTGCCAATATCCAACAATTTTCAACATTTTAAACAAGTTATGAAAGAAAAATTTATTTTGAAAGGTTGTACAACCATTGTGTCAATCATTAGTGTTCAATATGAGCGGCAATTGGAAAAATGTTTGCGAGAACAACGAAAGTATTTGCTGAACTCACCAATTGATTATCTGATCGGTATCATGGTTCCTCTTAAAAAATTAACTCCAAATTTCATTAGGCTTTGTAAACGTTTGAAAATCCCCCTTATTATGATTTTAATCCATGAATTACGAGAGCTTGATGAAGTACAATGGGGATGGATTCGCGACGCATTATTTCCTCAACAAATCCCTTTTTTTCCAAAAATAAAACAAACGATTCAACCGAACATGTTTAAAAAGAAGTGGAATCACATTGTCAAAACACATAAATTTTCCTCTATCCTTGACTGTCCAAAAGAACATCAGCCATTATCAAAAGATATACTCATGAAAATAGGACTTTATCCGGAACGTGGAGAGATTCATGTCGGAGGTAAAGTGAATTATAACTTATATCGTTATGAGAAAAAAATCGAGATAGTTGAAGAAAATGCACTTGTCGATTATGATAAACATATTCCAGAAATCATTGTTCATAATGGAACGATATTAAAAGCGGGGGAAAGAATATTTTTTCGTTCAGGTGCTGGCCAAGAGATCGTATGTTCCTTACCTGGACGGTTTCGATTAGATTCAACTCCAATTCAGATTTTACATTAG
- a CDS encoding pentatricopeptide repeat protein (product_source=TIGR00756; cath_funfam=1.25.40.10; cog=COG0457; pfam=PF13176,PF13429; smart=SM00028; superfamily=48452; tigrfam=TIGR00756), whose protein sequence is MNKALTNAIHLVESGRTEEGLNKLEKLENDLHDEEKFTLAEYYFKWGIVDKSLALMEDLHALYPEESDIILFLAEIYMEYDQEEQAIHLLNQIDVHDEAYPQCLLLLADLYQLQGLPEVSEQKLQEAKKILPDEKVIDFALGELYFHSGKYKKAILAYQQVLNEYDELSNVNIYNRVAECLSASGRFEEALSYFEKGMQKQEDIHTIFSFGFTALQAEYYQTAIKQFEKVKSLDPEYTSVYLYLAKSYEYEGMLKESLETVNEGLKYDSFNKELYLYGGKVALKNKRPEEAEKMLKEALALDPGYIEAAITLTDFYLSIGKYEETIKILSEIMADDGEFDPKFHWNLARAYNEIERYSDALNHYQYAYTFFKDDFDFLQEYAHFLLEEGDRKHAKELFEKLLKLDPTNVEIYNILEQLDDNFSE, encoded by the coding sequence TTGAATAAAGCATTAACAAACGCCATCCATCTAGTGGAATCAGGAAGAACAGAAGAGGGATTGAATAAGCTAGAGAAATTGGAAAACGATCTTCACGATGAAGAAAAATTTACATTAGCTGAATATTATTTTAAGTGGGGGATCGTAGATAAATCGTTAGCATTAATGGAAGATTTACATGCTTTGTATCCAGAAGAGTCGGACATCATTCTTTTTTTAGCTGAAATATATATGGAATATGATCAAGAGGAACAAGCTATACACCTTTTAAATCAAATTGACGTTCATGATGAAGCTTATCCACAATGTTTACTTTTATTAGCTGACTTATATCAATTACAAGGTTTGCCAGAAGTCAGTGAACAAAAATTACAGGAAGCAAAAAAGATTTTACCTGATGAGAAGGTAATTGATTTTGCATTAGGAGAGCTATATTTTCATTCAGGAAAATATAAAAAGGCCATTTTAGCTTATCAACAAGTATTAAATGAATATGATGAATTATCAAATGTAAACATTTATAATCGCGTCGCTGAATGTTTAAGCGCTTCTGGTCGATTTGAGGAAGCATTGTCTTATTTTGAAAAAGGAATGCAAAAACAAGAAGATATTCACACCATTTTTAGTTTTGGCTTTACAGCTCTGCAAGCAGAATATTACCAAACTGCGATTAAACAATTTGAAAAAGTAAAATCGTTAGATCCTGAATATACATCTGTTTATTTATATTTAGCGAAAAGCTATGAATACGAAGGGATGTTAAAGGAAAGCCTTGAAACCGTTAATGAAGGATTAAAATACGATAGCTTTAATAAAGAATTATATTTATATGGGGGCAAGGTTGCTTTAAAAAATAAGCGGCCAGAAGAAGCAGAAAAAATGCTAAAAGAAGCTCTGGCTTTAGATCCAGGATACATTGAAGCAGCTATAACGTTGACGGATTTTTATCTTTCTATAGGGAAGTATGAAGAAACGATAAAAATATTGTCAGAGATCATGGCAGATGACGGTGAATTTGATCCTAAATTTCATTGGAATCTTGCTAGAGCATATAATGAAATAGAGCGATATTCAGATGCATTAAATCATTATCAATATGCATATACTTTTTTCAAAGATGATTTCGACTTTTTGCAAGAATATGCCCATTTTTTACTGGAAGAAGGGGACCGAAAGCATGCGAAAGAGCTATTTGAAAAATTGTTGAAGCTAGATCCAACAAATGTTGAAATTTATAACATTTTAGAACAATTGGATGACAATTTTTCAGAATGA
- a CDS encoding uncharacterized protein YpiB (UPF0302 family) (product_source=COG5582; cog=COG5582; pfam=PF08858,PF08864; smart=SM00914), with protein sequence MTTPVSVNEKKDFIRWFLNHYQLKRRECVWILNYLMSHDSLMEKVHFVEHAKYCPRGIIMSTHCVDEAPFKFYKKNVMTTDAEKSFHDIRLNKDEDLYIQLNFRLAYNSPEYAAVLEENPFVPRNFSVNEKDRLIAEKILEESIRSFQMEKLLQQIDDALDRHDKEAFKRLTDQLKLLNT encoded by the coding sequence ATGACAACCCCTGTATCTGTTAATGAAAAAAAGGATTTTATCCGCTGGTTTTTAAACCATTATCAATTAAAGAGAAGAGAATGTGTATGGATCCTAAATTACTTAATGAGCCATGATTCATTAATGGAAAAGGTTCATTTTGTGGAACATGCTAAATATTGTCCAAGAGGAATCATTATGTCCACTCACTGCGTTGATGAGGCGCCGTTTAAATTTTATAAAAAAAATGTCATGACGACAGATGCTGAAAAGTCCTTCCACGATATTCGATTAAACAAAGATGAAGATTTATATATTCAATTAAATTTCCGACTTGCCTATAACTCGCCGGAATATGCAGCGGTTTTGGAAGAAAACCCATTCGTTCCGAGAAACTTTAGTGTGAACGAAAAAGACCGTTTAATAGCTGAAAAAATATTGGAAGAATCGATCCGATCATTCCAAATGGAGAAGCTGTTGCAACAAATAGATGATGCTCTTGACCGCCATGATAAAGAAGCATTTAAAAGGCTTACAGACCAGCTGAAATTATTAAACACATAA
- a CDS encoding hypothetical protein (product_source=Hypo-rule applied; pfam=PF10673), translating into MKWKVKDIDQYLRAKEYVDTAIVPLVPLSFDSDLKQLASKGEFILTLANEMERQLKGRILLLPPYTYLKNHEGDSDKVLKKWKDTIKMHFKHVIFLTTDEKWRGNGDEGWIWVPPVPLEHMDQDLKRKIVQDQLEQILNILLQSWNNS; encoded by the coding sequence TTGAAATGGAAAGTAAAAGATATTGATCAATATTTACGAGCCAAAGAATATGTGGATACAGCTATTGTCCCCCTTGTGCCGCTTTCCTTTGATTCCGATTTGAAACAACTTGCTTCAAAGGGAGAGTTTATACTGACATTAGCAAATGAGATGGAACGACAATTAAAAGGGAGAATTCTATTGCTGCCTCCATACACTTATTTAAAAAATCATGAGGGAGACTCGGATAAAGTACTTAAGAAGTGGAAAGATACAATTAAAATGCATTTTAAACATGTCATTTTTCTTACAACTGATGAAAAATGGCGAGGTAATGGAGATGAGGGGTGGATTTGGGTTCCTCCAGTACCGCTTGAGCATATGGATCAAGATTTAAAACGAAAGATTGTTCAGGACCAACTCGAACAAATTTTGAACATTTTATTACAATCTTGGAATAATTCATAA
- a CDS encoding menaquinol-cytochrome c reductase iron-sulfur subunit (product_source=KO:K03886; cath_funfam=1.20.5.700,2.102.10.10; cog=COG0723; ko=KO:K03886; pfam=PF00355,PF08802; superfamily=50022; transmembrane_helix_parts=Inside_1_12,TMhelix_13_35,Outside_36_170), with protein MSEKKHRVSRRQFLNYTLTGVGGFMAAGMLMPLVRFAVDPVLQTTAGGEFVNTKVKVDELTSEPLRVDFTVKQKDAWYESEEPKSAWVYKKDNGDILALSPICKHLGCTVNWNADPANPNRFFCPCHNGLYEKDGTNVPGTPPPAPLDVYELQVKDGFLYLGKAKPRGEA; from the coding sequence ATGAGCGAGAAAAAACACCGGGTGTCAAGACGTCAATTCTTAAACTATACCCTAACTGGTGTAGGAGGTTTTATGGCTGCGGGGATGCTTATGCCATTAGTTCGCTTTGCTGTAGATCCAGTTTTACAAACAACAGCAGGTGGAGAATTCGTTAATACGAAAGTAAAAGTGGATGAATTGACAAGTGAACCGTTGCGTGTTGACTTTACAGTTAAACAAAAAGATGCTTGGTATGAATCCGAGGAGCCAAAATCTGCATGGGTTTATAAAAAGGACAACGGCGATATTTTAGCCTTATCTCCAATTTGTAAACATTTAGGTTGTACAGTGAACTGGAATGCAGACCCTGCAAACCCGAACAGATTTTTTTGCCCTTGCCATAACGGGTTATATGAGAAAGACGGTACAAACGTACCTGGTACACCACCTCCAGCTCCATTAGATGTATATGAATTACAAGTTAAGGACGGTTTCTTATATTTAGGTAAAGCAAAACCAAGAGGGGAGGCGTAA
- a CDS encoding menaquinol-cytochrome c reductase cytochrome b subunit (product_source=KO:K03887; cath_funfam=1.20.810.10; cog=COG1290; ko=KO:K03887; pfam=PF00033; superfamily=81342; transmembrane_helix_parts=Inside_1_39,TMhelix_40_62,Outside_63_91,TMhelix_92_114,Inside_115_125,TMhelix_126_148,Outside_149_192,TMhelix_193_215,Inside_216_224), giving the protein MLNKLYDWVDERLDITPLWRDIADHEVPEHVNPAHHFSAFVYCFGGLTFFVTVIQVLSGMFLTMYYVPDIKNAWESVYYLQNEVAFGQIVRGMHHWGASLVIVMMFLHTLRVFFQGAYKKPRELNWIVGVLIFFVMLGLGFTGYLLPWDMKALFATKVGLQIAEATPLIGTQIKVLLAGHPEIVGAQTLARFFAIHVFFLPAALFGLMAAHFLMIRKQGISGPL; this is encoded by the coding sequence GTGCTGAACAAGCTTTATGATTGGGTGGACGAGCGTTTAGATATTACGCCTTTATGGCGCGATATTGCAGATCATGAAGTACCGGAGCACGTAAACCCAGCTCATCACTTTTCTGCATTTGTTTACTGTTTTGGGGGCTTAACGTTTTTTGTTACAGTAATTCAAGTGCTGTCCGGTATGTTCTTAACCATGTATTACGTGCCAGATATTAAAAATGCATGGGAATCTGTTTACTATCTTCAAAATGAAGTAGCATTTGGACAAATCGTTCGTGGTATGCACCACTGGGGAGCAAGTCTTGTGATTGTAATGATGTTCCTACATACATTACGTGTCTTTTTCCAAGGTGCATATAAAAAACCTCGTGAATTAAACTGGATTGTCGGTGTACTCATTTTCTTCGTCATGCTCGGTTTAGGATTCACAGGTTATTTATTACCTTGGGATATGAAAGCGTTATTTGCGACAAAGGTAGGTTTGCAGATTGCTGAAGCGACCCCATTAATTGGTACACAAATTAAAGTTTTACTTGCGGGACATCCAGAAATTGTTGGGGCACAAACGTTAGCTCGCTTCTTTGCTATTCATGTTTTCTTCTTACCAGCAGCATTGTTTGGATTAATGGCTGCTCACTTTTTAATGATTCGTAAACAAGGTATTTCTGGTCCGCTGTAA
- a CDS encoding menaquinol-cytochrome c reductase cytochrome b/c subunit (product_source=KO:K03888; cath_funfam=1.10.760.10,1.20.810.10; cog=COG1290; ko=KO:K03888; pfam=PF00032,PF13442; superfamily=46626,81648; transmembrane_helix_parts=Inside_1_40,TMhelix_41_63,Outside_64_101,TMhelix_102_124,Inside_125_136,TMhelix_137_154,Outside_155_255), translating to MHRGKGMKFVGDSRVSAERKPNIPKDYSEYPGKTEAFWPNFLLKEWLVGAVFLIGFLSLTVAHPSPLERVADPTDTGYIPLPDWYFLFLYQLLKYSYASGPYTVIGAIIMPGLAFGALLLAPFLDRGPERRPHKRPVAVGMMLLALFASIYLTWESVVQHDWEKAAEQGKIQAEAEIDTESDGYKIYQAQGCISCHGDNLQGGAAAPSLVDTGLTPEEIAKIAKDGQGSMPAGIFKGTDEELKVLSEFIANVTSK from the coding sequence ATGCATCGTGGAAAAGGGATGAAATTTGTCGGAGACTCTCGTGTTTCTGCTGAGAGGAAGCCGAATATCCCAAAGGATTATTCTGAATATCCGGGAAAAACTGAAGCATTTTGGCCAAACTTTCTATTAAAGGAATGGCTGGTCGGAGCGGTGTTTTTAATTGGTTTTTTAAGTTTAACCGTTGCTCATCCTTCACCGTTAGAACGTGTTGCTGATCCGACTGATACAGGATACATTCCATTACCAGATTGGTATTTCTTATTCTTATACCAGCTATTAAAATATTCTTATGCCTCTGGTCCTTATACGGTGATCGGTGCGATTATTATGCCTGGTCTAGCATTTGGGGCATTGCTTCTAGCACCTTTCTTAGATCGTGGTCCAGAACGTCGTCCACATAAGCGTCCAGTTGCAGTAGGAATGATGCTACTTGCTCTTTTTGCAAGCATTTACTTAACATGGGAGTCCGTTGTACAGCATGATTGGGAAAAAGCAGCTGAACAAGGGAAAATTCAAGCTGAAGCTGAAATTGATACAGAATCAGATGGCTATAAAATTTACCAAGCACAAGGATGTATCTCATGTCACGGAGATAATCTCCAAGGAGGAGCTGCTGCACCATCATTAGTGGATACAGGGCTTACACCAGAAGAGATTGCAAAAATTGCAAAAGATGGACAAGGTAGTATGCCTGCCGGTATTTTCAAAGGCACGGATGAAGAATTAAAAGTGTTATCTGAATTTATAGCAAATGTAACTTCTAAATAA
- a CDS encoding putative membrane protein YpjA (product_source=COG4347; cog=COG4347; pfam=PF07187; transmembrane_helix_parts=Inside_1_11,TMhelix_12_34,Outside_35_43,TMhelix_44_66,Inside_67_77,TMhelix_78_100,Outside_101_103,TMhelix_104_126,Inside_127_132,TMhelix_133_152,Outside_153_166,TMhelix_167_186,Inside_187_197), producing the protein MNWLYFILRHPFFLLMMLMINISGTIYGYIWYGYQLKETPIYFLPFVPDSPTASLFFVIVLIGFLFKKHFKLFEALALITLFKYGIWAVVMNILVYVVTGEMTISSYMLIFSHLGMAIQGILYAPFYRFTNRHLIIAAIWTLHNEIIDYVFHMMPRYSVLNDYMEPIGYFTFWLSIVSILIAYYVVHSSKRKKLSLS; encoded by the coding sequence ATGAATTGGCTTTATTTCATCTTAAGACATCCTTTTTTTTTATTAATGATGCTAATGATTAACATTTCTGGAACGATATATGGATACATATGGTATGGCTATCAATTAAAAGAAACACCAATCTATTTTTTACCTTTTGTCCCTGATAGCCCAACAGCTAGCCTTTTCTTTGTCATCGTGTTAATTGGTTTTCTATTCAAAAAACATTTTAAACTATTTGAAGCACTTGCGCTCATTACGTTATTTAAATATGGGATTTGGGCAGTTGTTATGAATATTCTCGTCTACGTTGTGACTGGCGAAATGACGATTTCAAGCTATATGCTCATCTTTTCTCATTTAGGGATGGCGATTCAAGGAATCTTATACGCTCCTTTTTATCGTTTTACAAATCGTCATTTAATCATTGCGGCGATTTGGACACTACATAATGAAATCATTGATTATGTTTTTCATATGATGCCTCGATATAGTGTATTAAACGACTATATGGAACCGATTGGATATTTTACATTTTGGCTAAGTATCGTTTCAATTTTAATTGCCTACTATGTAGTTCATTCTTCGAAGCGGAAAAAGTTATCGTTGTCATAA
- a CDS encoding sporulation protein YpjB (product_source=TIGR02878; cath_funfam=1.10.520.20; cleavage_site_network=SignalP-TM; pfam=PF09577; superfamily=48452; tigrfam=TIGR02878; transmembrane_helix_parts=Outside_1_3,TMhelix_4_22,Inside_23_224,TMhelix_225_247,Outside_248_265): MKKIIMVWFFFSIFFVSIVAMAEDTTSEEFKKLDEISNYAWQLSKQNRFEEAIQLLQYFDQEFKNIPINTKVYSVDELHVLTSSHHKALDALEKETIDPDEKIKAVTQFRLVVDAMISEHQPLWGTMEEPIMTTFSHLKSDMEEGDLQGFQQEWNEFLSLYEIIYPSLTVDVDDQNIKRVETHISAIEGNMFLELSEHTKFQQLLAMEEALQDIFHHADKNESDPSLLWVIITTGSIILLALTYAGWKKYKADLALKLQRKEIDK; this comes from the coding sequence ATGAAAAAAATAATCATGGTATGGTTCTTCTTCTCTATTTTTTTTGTATCGATAGTAGCCATGGCAGAAGACACAACATCTGAAGAATTTAAAAAATTAGATGAAATTTCAAACTATGCATGGCAGCTTTCAAAACAAAATCGTTTTGAAGAAGCGATACAATTGTTGCAATATTTTGATCAAGAGTTTAAAAATATACCTATTAATACGAAAGTATATTCAGTGGACGAGCTTCATGTTTTAACTTCGTCTCATCATAAAGCCTTAGATGCTTTAGAAAAGGAAACGATCGATCCAGATGAAAAAATAAAAGCTGTCACCCAGTTTCGGTTAGTCGTTGATGCCATGATTTCTGAACATCAGCCCCTTTGGGGAACGATGGAAGAACCGATTATGACGACGTTTTCCCATTTGAAAAGCGACATGGAAGAAGGGGATCTTCAAGGTTTTCAACAAGAATGGAATGAGTTTTTATCACTTTATGAAATCATATATCCTAGTCTTACAGTTGATGTGGATGATCAAAACATTAAGCGTGTTGAAACCCATATTTCAGCTATTGAAGGAAATATGTTCTTAGAGCTTTCTGAGCACACAAAGTTTCAACAATTACTTGCTATGGAAGAGGCGCTCCAGGACATTTTTCATCATGCGGATAAAAATGAATCAGATCCTTCTTTATTGTGGGTCATCATTACAACAGGAAGCATTATTTTACTAGCTCTAACCTACGCAGGCTGGAAAAAATACAAAGCAGACCTTGCTTTAAAGCTGCAAAGAAAAGAAATTGATAAATAA
- a CDS encoding uncharacterized membrane-anchored protein YitT (DUF2179 family) (product_source=COG1284; cog=COG1284; pfam=PF02588,PF10035; superfamily=144091; transmembrane_helix_parts=Inside_1_8,TMhelix_9_26,Outside_27_40,TMhelix_41_63,Inside_64_69,TMhelix_70_92,Outside_93_106,TMhelix_107_129,Inside_130_148,TMhelix_149_171,Outside_172_289): MFPVRLKNVCFILIGSAIFAFGLVHFNMQNNLAEGGFTGITLLLYFLFHFDPSITNLLLNVPIFLIGWKLLGRTTFIYTIIGTIGLSLFLWIFQQNQIPIPLNGDMTLAALFAGVFIGIGLGTIFKYGGTTGGVDIIARLAHKYIGWSMGKTMFLFDFIVISLSLIFYLSFREAMYTLVAVFVGARVIDFMQEGAYAAKGATIISEKNQEIAERILKEMDRGVTIFKGQGSYTKRNLDILYCVVGKNEVVKLKQVITSVDPHAFVAVSDVHDVLGEGFTLDENKNPIEH; this comes from the coding sequence ATGTTTCCAGTAAGACTAAAAAATGTATGTTTTATTTTGATCGGTTCAGCTATATTTGCCTTTGGCCTCGTTCATTTTAATATGCAAAACAATTTAGCTGAAGGTGGATTTACTGGAATTACGTTGCTTTTATACTTTCTCTTTCATTTCGATCCGTCTATTACGAATTTATTATTGAACGTGCCGATTTTTTTGATCGGCTGGAAGCTATTAGGAAGAACAACCTTCATTTATACCATTATTGGAACAATCGGATTATCGCTTTTTTTATGGATTTTTCAACAAAATCAAATTCCGATTCCACTTAATGGGGATATGACACTAGCAGCTCTTTTTGCAGGCGTTTTTATCGGGATCGGACTTGGCACTATTTTTAAATATGGTGGGACAACAGGGGGCGTTGACATTATTGCCAGACTTGCTCATAAATATATTGGTTGGAGCATGGGAAAGACAATGTTTTTGTTTGACTTCATTGTCATTTCTTTATCGTTAATTTTTTATTTATCATTTCGAGAAGCCATGTATACACTTGTCGCTGTATTTGTTGGTGCTCGTGTCATCGACTTTATGCAGGAAGGTGCTTATGCTGCAAAAGGTGCTACGATTATCTCCGAAAAAAATCAAGAAATTGCAGAGCGAATTTTGAAGGAAATGGATCGAGGTGTCACCATTTTTAAAGGTCAAGGCTCTTATACGAAACGGAATCTTGATATTTTATACTGCGTTGTTGGAAAAAATGAAGTAGTGAAATTAAAACAAGTGATTACTTCTGTTGATCCTCACGCTTTTGTTGCGGTAAGTGATGTTCATGATGTTTTAGGCGAAGGGTTTACCCTTGATGAAAATAAAAATCCGATAGAGCACTAA